A stretch of DNA from Acidicapsa acidisoli:
CGTTGCTGTACGAAAGATTGATACCGCTCACCGGAAGCCCGATGTTATCGAGAAGCCCTCCAAGCTCCGAGGAGGGAATGGTCTTGCGAATGGTGCGCTCCACCTGATCGACCAGGCGAGCCGTCTCTTCAATGCGTGTTCCGGTCTGAGCACGAACGTGCAAGCGGAATTGGCCCGAATCCACTTCGGGGAAAAAGTCTCTTCCCAGAAACGGTGCAAGCAGCAGGCTGAGAAGACAGAAGCCCAGGAATCCGCTTGCAAAGAGTTTTCTGTTGGCGATGCAAGCTTGAAGAACATTCTCATATCTCCCCTGCAGCCGCTCAAACGCATGCTCGAATCGCTGATGAAGGCGCGCAAACCATCCCGCATTCGCAGCATTCGCGTTCTTGCGATGCTCAACTTCGGCGCGCATCAGGAATTTCACCAGTGTGGGCACGATGGTGCGCGAAAAGAAATACGAAGCCAACAGCGCGAAGATCACTGCTTCGGCCAAGGGGACGAACAGATACCGCGGAACACCGTGAAGAAGGAACATCGGCACAAAGACGATGCAGATGCACAGGGTTGAAACGAAGGCAGGCACGGCGATTTCCTGCGCGCTGTCGAGGATCGCCTGTTCCAGCGGCTTGCCCGCAGCTAGTTGACGCTCGGCGTTTTCGATTTCGACTGTCGCATCGTCCACGAGAATTCCGACTGCTAGCGCGAGGCCGCCCAGTGTCATGATGTTGATGGTCTGGCCGGTGAGGCTCAGCACCAGCAGCGACGTGAGGATAGAGAGCGGGATGGAAACGCAGATGATCAGCGTTGCACGCCAACTGCCGAGAAAGACGAGAATCAGGATTGAAGTAAGCGCAGCGGCAATCGTTCCCTCACGAATGACTCCATTGAGCGATGCCTTCACAAAGATCGACTGGTCGAAAAGCGGCCGCATCACCAGCTCAGGCGGAAGAGTGGTTGCAATCTTGGGCAGCGCCGCGCGTATCGCGGAGACTACGGAAAGCGTCGACGCATTGCCGGACTTGAGCACCGTGAGCAACACGCCCCGGTGTCCATCCTGATTCACGATGTTGGTTTGGACCGCGAAGCCATCGTGCACGTGGGCAATGTCACCCAGATGAATCGTGGCGCTGCTTACGGTCTTCACCGGGATGTCGTTTAGTTGTTGAATCGTCTCGGGAGTCCCATTCAATCCGACGTTATATTCCCGCGCTCCGATCTTGGCGGTGCCGGTGGGCAATACGATGTTCTGAGCATTTACCGCGGAGACAATGTCCTGCGGTGAAAGGCCGGTGGAGAGCAGCTTCTGCGAATCAATATCCACCATGATTTGCCGCACCTTGCCGCCGTAAGGAATCGGCACAGCGGCTCCGGGAATGGTGGCGAGTTGCGGACGGATGAAGTTGGTGGCGTAATCATTCAGTTGTTGTTCGCTGAGGTTTTTTCCGCTCAAGCCTATCTGCAAAATCGGAACGGTCGAAGCGCTGTAGCGAATCACCAGAGGCGGCTGAATACCGGGCGGCAACTGCTTCATTGTGGCCTGCGCTTCGGCGATCACTTCGGCGATGGCGCCATCCACATTGGCGCCGGGCTGCAGGTAGACCTTAACAACCGCAACGCCATAGAGCGACTGTGATTCGATGTGCTCGATGTTGTCGACGGTCGTGGTGAGGGCCCGCTCATAAACAGACGTGATGCGGTCGCCCATTTCGCTGGGCGCAAGCCCGCTGTAGGTCCAGATGATGCTCACGACCGGAATGTTGATCTCCGGGAAGATATCGACCGGCGTACGCATCAACATCACTGGTGCGAAGAGAAACAGCACGAGCGCCAGGACGATAAACGTGTAGGGCCGCGAAAGTGCAATTCTGACAATCCACATAGAAGGCTCAGGCACTTGCGGGAGGGTGGGAATGTGTGATTGAAGAGAACCAGTCCCAGTGCCTGAATTCAGACTATGGATATTCGTGAGAGTACGAAACGCGAGACTAGGCAGGTATGCACTAACTCTTTCGGGTGTATTCCGAATTAAAGATGAAGAATGCCTCGTCGCAGCGCCACGGTGACGGCTTCCGTTCGATCGTTGACCTCGAGCTTCTCAAGTATGTTCTTCACATGCATCTTCACGGTGTCTTCAGCAATTCCAAGCGCGGCGCCGACCTCTTTGTTCCGTTTGCCAGCGGCAATTTCAGCGAGCACTTGCAGCTCCCGATCGGTGAGCTTCTCGGAGCCCAGATGTTCCGCAATCTTCTCCGCTACAGAACCTGGAATATGCCGCCGTCCGGCATGCACTGTACGAATGGCAGCGAGCAATTCGTCACGTCCTGTTCCTTTCACAACGTAGCCTCGCGCACCAGCTGCAAAGGCGCGCTGGATGTCGGCGTCTCCTTCGTATGAGGTCAGAACGATGACCTGACGGCCGGACTCATGCGCGAGGATCTGGCGAGTGAGTTCGTGTCCGCTCATATCCTTGAGCCGCAGGTCCACGAGAGCGATATCGATGGCCAAGGCGCGAAGGAGATGCAGGGCCTCGGCTCCGGATTCGGCCTCGCCAGCCAGTTCCATGTCAGGCTGCAAGGCAATGATGCTCGCAAGGCCTTCGCGAACGATAGGATGGTCGTCCACGCATAGGATTCGGATTTTCTTCGTCGAACTCACTTCTCTTTCTCCTCTCGCGGTCGCAAACGAAAAGGTTCCCACAATCGCCATCCAGAGCGATTGTCCGCTTCGCCAGCCGAGTCCTTTTGATACGCTCGGATTCCTGGAACCGAGATGAGCACCGTTGTTCCGCTTCGCGGCGCACTTTGTATCATAAACTCAGCTCTTATGCGGGCTGCGCGTTCGCGCATACCGACAAGTCCATAGTGGCCCGGTGCTCCCGCTCGCAACACTGTCTCGTCAACGCCCGGTCCCTCGTCGTGAACACTCAAATCGAGAGATGCCCGGCCAAAATGGAGGCGCACCGTAATCGCTGCTTCGCCTGCATGCTTCAACGCATTGCGCAATGCTTCCTGTCCTATCTCACTTAAATCCTCGGCAATTTCAGGACACAATGGCCGTTCGTTTCCTTCCATGAGATATCGCACGGGTATCCGGTCCTTGTCCGGATACGCTTCCGCGGTTCTTCTCAGCGCCTCCAGAAGCGTCGGTCCGGTAATCGTGCGATCGCGCAGGGACTGGAGGGTGAGCCGTCCGCTTGCGATTGCGGAACGCGAAAGAAACAGGGCTCGCTGAAGCGGTTTCTTCGCGCCCGTGTCTTCTTGTATGAGGTCGTGTGCAACCTCCAATTGCATTCCGATGCCCACCATCTCCTGAAGGAGATGGTCGTGAAGTTCCTGCGCAATGCGGGTGCGTTCTTCGACACGTTCCTCATACCGCAATTTCATCATCCGCTGCGCTGTTCTCAACCGGACTCTGAAAATAATGAGCACGCAGGCGAGTACGACGGCTGCGCATAGCAGTCCGAACCAGAGGGTTTGAAAGTACGCGGGAGCAAGGATGAAGTCCAGTGTGGCTCCGGTATCATTCCACACGCCGTCACTGTTTGCCGCCAGGACGCGAAACATATAGCGACGCGGAGGCAGGTTTGTGTAAGATGCCTCGCGCCGCGATCCGCCGTCGTGCCATTCCCGGTCGAAGCCCACGAGCCGGTATCGAAAGCGCACCTTTCGCGGATCGGACATGCATAGTCCAGTGAACGAAATTTGAATGCTGTGCGTAAGCGGCTGCAATCTGATTGCCCGCGAGAGATCGACCTGCTGCCCGTCGGCTTCGAGTCCCAGGATTTGAATTGGTGGAGGGATCGGGTTTGTTCGCAGGTGTGCCGGGTCGACGACAGCGATACCCTGCGAGGTTGTCAGCCAGAGACGACCATCCGGCGCAAGGACAGCTGGAGCGTTGCCTTCCCGATCGGGGCTGTTCTCGATTCCATCTCCATCGTCAAAGAGCTTGCCCTGAATCCCTTCGGTGCTTGAAGACGCGTTGTTACGGAGTTCCCGCGCATCGAGGCGCGCGACGCCGAAGTTATATCCAAGCCAGATATTTCCGCCGACGTCAGGGATCGCCCATAGCAGCCGGTCGCCGGGCAAACCGCTCTTTGTATTCCTGCACTCGAAGTGTTCGCCGTTAGAGAAGCACAGGCCGCGTTCCGTGGCCGCCCAGAGCTCTCCTGCGGCCCCTTCGGATAGTCCGCGAACTTCGCCCCCCGACAAACCGTCCTGCGGCGAATATGCGTGGAATTTACCATCCCGATAGTTGACGATGCCGCCGTTCTCCAGGCCGAACCAGATCACGCCATCGCGACTACTGTACATGGCTGTGATCGTCTGCCGGACAAGGGAGCTGTCTGTAACTGGCGCAGCAGGCTGGCTGGGCTTTTGGTAGAAGAGTCCTTTATCGGTGTCATAGAGCCAAAGCGTTCCAGTTGAATCTTCGGCGAGCTCCGTAACCGCAAGGAAGTTCGCATCCTGGCGCAGGGACGCGATGCGCCCATCTGTCCACTGCATGAGCCCACCTCTGGTTCCTATCCATAGTCTCTGATCCCGGCCCATCAGCAGGGAGAGAATTCGTGTTCCTCGCAGATAGACGGCATGTTGCTCGCCGACTATTTGCTCAAGGCCTTCTGAAGTGCCAAGCCAGACGGAGTTATCTCTCCCCGCGGCGATTGAGGTGACGGTGTCGCTGAGCAAGCCTTCGCGACGGGTTAGCGAAAGGATACCGTTTCGCCGCAGCCGATCGAGACCGTTTTCGGTCGCCGCCCAGAGATTGTGTTCTCGGTCTTCAAAGAGAAATCGCACGAAATCACTGGAGAGTCCCTCACCGCGCGTAAATCGCTCCTCGGATGCGTGTCCATCTGCAGGCGTGAGGCGAAGGACGCCGCTCCCCAGCAGGGCGATCCATACGTTTCCGTCGCTGTCAACAGTCGCTCCCGAGATCGTGGACGGTTTGGGAAGAGGTGCTTTTGACTGCCAGATCGTCTTCCCGCTCCCCGGCGACTGCAAGCTGCCGTGTTCGTCGAGCAATTCGAGGCGACCATCCGGAGTATGCAAGAGCCATGATCGGAGAGTCGGGGATGGGGCTGGGGATTGGGCCGGGAATTGGATCATCCGGCCTTGCAAGTCAACGTGAAATACTCCCTTGCCGGTGGTGATCCATTCGCTGCCGTCGCGGTCCTGCTGTGGTCCGGAGAGCCAGCCCATCGGCAGATCAAGAGGTGGCCGCAGAGACTGGAGAGTCGTTGCATCGAGATGCCAGAGGGCTTTGCTGGTCGCTACCCAGAGAGAACCGTCTTGCGCCTCCTGAATCGATTCCACGTAGGAACGCAGCGGGCTGGTTTGAAGATCGCCGTTCCGCATCTTTCCGAGCAGGCCGCTACCCGTCCCCAGAAGCAGGTCTCCCGTGCGGAGGAGATTCAGGGTTGTCACACGTCCAAGCGGCTGGCCATTCGGTCTGACCGAGCGCCACTGCGTGAATTGCACTCCGTCGAAGCGCACCAGGCCGTCGGCTGTACCAAGCCAGAGGAAGCCGTCGGGGGTCTGCGCAACTGCATAAATGAAGGTCGAGGGGAGTCCGTCTTTGTGCCCCCATGCGGTTACCGAGTATTGAGCCGTCGTTTGAGTGGCATGGATTTGCCGGCACGGCGCAAGCCCGCTCAGAACAGCGAAGCCTAACGCCACTTGATAAGCACGCCTCAAACGCCGCTCATTCCACACACCCATA
This window harbors:
- a CDS encoding efflux RND transporter permease subunit codes for the protein MWIVRIALSRPYTFIVLALVLFLFAPVMLMRTPVDIFPEINIPVVSIIWTYSGLAPSEMGDRITSVYERALTTTVDNIEHIESQSLYGVAVVKVYLQPGANVDGAIAEVIAEAQATMKQLPPGIQPPLVIRYSASTVPILQIGLSGKNLSEQQLNDYATNFIRPQLATIPGAAVPIPYGGKVRQIMVDIDSQKLLSTGLSPQDIVSAVNAQNIVLPTGTAKIGAREYNVGLNGTPETIQQLNDIPVKTVSSATIHLGDIAHVHDGFAVQTNIVNQDGHRGVLLTVLKSGNASTLSVVSAIRAALPKIATTLPPELVMRPLFDQSIFVKASLNGVIREGTIAAALTSILILVFLGSWRATLIICVSIPLSILTSLLVLSLTGQTINIMTLGGLALAVGILVDDATVEIENAERQLAAGKPLEQAILDSAQEIAVPAFVSTLCICIVFVPMFLLHGVPRYLFVPLAEAVIFALLASYFFSRTIVPTLVKFLMRAEVEHRKNANAANAGWFARLHQRFEHAFERLQGRYENVLQACIANRKLFASGFLGFCLLSLLLAPFLGRDFFPEVDSGQFRLHVRAQTGTRIEETARLVDQVERTIRKTIPSSELGGLLDNIGLPVSGINLSYSNGGTIGNADAEVLGSLQPKHQPTADYVSQLRTELSNKFPGTTFFFEPADIVCQTLNVGVPAPIDIQIVGKDLVANMEVAKQIAAQIRHIPGAVDVYIGQQFDEPRLQFNVDRVRAQQMGLTESDVANSMLVSLSSSLQTSPNLWLNPKNGVSYFLVVQTPQYKINSLDAVRTIPISAPSSAALATNSSGTGMPGTGAPQLLENLSSMHPTEEAADVSHYNVQPVIDVFATAQGRDLGSVASDVAKITQRAEKTLPRGSHLVTRGQVETMQSSFVGLLGGLAFAIALAYLLLVVNFQSWSEAFIIITALPGALSGICWMLFLTRTPLSVPALMGAIMSVGVATANSILVISFANQRFSETKDAFRSAVEAGATRLRPVMMTATAMMIGMVPMALGMGEGGEQNAPLGRAVIGGLLLATVATLFFVPTVFALIRQKKNADGPGTPSSALHPEGAGELALGCQCELRTNGHATGFLGRMIHLVERVMRKHR
- a CDS encoding response regulator; its protein translation is MSSTKKIRILCVDDHPIVREGLASIIALQPDMELAGEAESGAEALHLLRALAIDIALVDLRLKDMSGHELTRQILAHESGRQVIVLTSYEGDADIQRAFAAGARGYVVKGTGRDELLAAIRTVHAGRRHIPGSVAEKIAEHLGSEKLTDRELQVLAEIAAGKRNKEVGAALGIAEDTVKMHVKNILEKLEVNDRTEAVTVALRRGILHL
- a CDS encoding sensor histidine kinase; this translates as MRRAYQVALGFAVLSGLAPCRQIHATQTTAQYSVTAWGHKDGLPSTFIYAVAQTPDGFLWLGTADGLVRFDGVQFTQWRSVRPNGQPLGRVTTLNLLRTGDLLLGTGSGLLGKMRNGDLQTSPLRSYVESIQEAQDGSLWVATSKALWHLDATTLQSLRPPLDLPMGWLSGPQQDRDGSEWITTGKGVFHVDLQGRMIQFPAQSPAPSPTLRSWLLHTPDGRLELLDEHGSLQSPGSGKTIWQSKAPLPKPSTISGATVDSDGNVWIALLGSGVLRLTPADGHASEERFTRGEGLSSDFVRFLFEDREHNLWAATENGLDRLRRNGILSLTRREGLLSDTVTSIAAGRDNSVWLGTSEGLEQIVGEQHAVYLRGTRILSLLMGRDQRLWIGTRGGLMQWTDGRIASLRQDANFLAVTELAEDSTGTLWLYDTDKGLFYQKPSQPAAPVTDSSLVRQTITAMYSSRDGVIWFGLENGGIVNYRDGKFHAYSPQDGLSGGEVRGLSEGAAGELWAATERGLCFSNGEHFECRNTKSGLPGDRLLWAIPDVGGNIWLGYNFGVARLDARELRNNASSSTEGIQGKLFDDGDGIENSPDREGNAPAVLAPDGRLWLTTSQGIAVVDPAHLRTNPIPPPIQILGLEADGQQVDLSRAIRLQPLTHSIQISFTGLCMSDPRKVRFRYRLVGFDREWHDGGSRREASYTNLPPRRYMFRVLAANSDGVWNDTGATLDFILAPAYFQTLWFGLLCAAVVLACVLIIFRVRLRTAQRMMKLRYEERVEERTRIAQELHDHLLQEMVGIGMQLEVAHDLIQEDTGAKKPLQRALFLSRSAIASGRLTLQSLRDRTITGPTLLEALRRTAEAYPDKDRIPVRYLMEGNERPLCPEIAEDLSEIGQEALRNALKHAGEAAITVRLHFGRASLDLSVHDEGPGVDETVLRAGAPGHYGLVGMRERAARIRAEFMIQSAPRSGTTVLISVPGIRAYQKDSAGEADNRSGWRLWEPFRLRPREEKEK